The Streptomyces cynarae genome contains a region encoding:
- a CDS encoding ABC-F family ATP-binding cassette domain-containing protein, protein MSSSITCTSLSFSWPDGTSVFEDLQVAFAAGRTGLVGTNGSGKSTLLKLIAGELTPASGTVRVTGEVGHLPQNVTLDTALRVDEALGIAAQRAALHAIEAGDVAEEQFTTVGDDWDVEERAEAMLGELGLGHIGLDRTIGEVSGGESVLLRLAALLLRRPDVLLLDEPTNNLDLYARRRLYAAVESWPGLMVVVSHDRELLDRVDQIADLRVGEVTWFGGTFSAYEEALAVEQEAAERMVRVAEADLRKQKRELVDAQVKLARRKRYGQKMWDSKREPKIVMGARKRAAQESAGKHRLLHEERLAEARERLDEAVEAVRDDDEIRVDLPYTAVPPGRSVLTLLDLELTYGARVQGGLELRGPERIALIGRNGAGKTTLLRTIAGELDPVAGEATAHVPLRFLPQRLDVLDDGLTVVQNVARFAPAATNNRIRARLARFLFRGTRADQPAGTLSGGERFRAALAALMLAEPAPQLLMLDEPTNNLDMASVRQLTTALESYEGALIVASHDLPFLESIGITRWLLLDGELKETTPEAVGEPDRP, encoded by the coding sequence ATGTCATCTTCCATCACCTGCACCTCCCTTTCCTTCTCCTGGCCCGACGGCACCTCCGTCTTCGAGGACCTCCAGGTCGCCTTCGCCGCCGGCAGGACCGGGCTCGTCGGAACCAACGGATCTGGGAAGTCCACCCTGTTGAAGCTGATCGCCGGCGAACTCACCCCGGCTTCGGGCACCGTGCGCGTCACGGGAGAGGTCGGCCATCTGCCGCAGAACGTGACGCTCGACACCGCCCTGCGGGTCGACGAGGCCCTCGGCATCGCCGCCCAGCGCGCCGCGCTCCACGCCATCGAGGCGGGCGACGTGGCGGAGGAGCAGTTCACGACCGTCGGCGACGACTGGGACGTGGAGGAGCGCGCCGAGGCGATGCTCGGTGAACTCGGCCTCGGTCACATCGGGCTGGACCGCACCATCGGCGAGGTCTCCGGTGGCGAGTCCGTCCTGCTGCGGCTGGCCGCGCTGCTGCTGCGCCGCCCGGACGTGCTGCTGCTCGACGAACCCACCAACAACCTCGACCTGTACGCGCGCAGACGGCTGTACGCGGCGGTCGAGTCCTGGCCGGGGCTCATGGTCGTGGTCAGCCACGACCGGGAACTCCTCGACCGGGTCGACCAGATCGCCGATCTGCGCGTCGGGGAGGTCACCTGGTTCGGCGGCACCTTCTCCGCGTACGAGGAGGCACTGGCCGTCGAACAGGAGGCGGCCGAGCGCATGGTGCGCGTCGCCGAGGCCGATCTGCGCAAGCAGAAGCGCGAACTGGTCGACGCGCAGGTGAAGCTGGCGCGCCGCAAGCGGTACGGGCAGAAGATGTGGGACAGCAAGCGCGAACCGAAGATCGTCATGGGGGCACGCAAACGGGCCGCACAGGAGTCGGCGGGCAAGCACCGTCTTCTGCACGAGGAGCGGCTCGCCGAGGCCAGGGAAAGACTGGACGAGGCGGTCGAGGCGGTCCGGGACGACGACGAGATCCGCGTCGACCTGCCGTACACGGCGGTACCGCCGGGGCGGTCCGTCCTGACGCTCCTGGACCTGGAGCTGACGTACGGCGCCCGTGTGCAGGGGGGCCTGGAACTGCGCGGTCCCGAGCGGATCGCGTTGATCGGGCGCAACGGCGCGGGCAAGACCACGCTGCTGCGCACCATCGCGGGCGAGTTGGACCCGGTGGCGGGCGAGGCGACGGCGCATGTGCCGCTGCGCTTCCTGCCGCAGCGACTCGACGTCCTGGACGACGGGCTGACGGTGGTGCAGAACGTGGCCCGGTTCGCACCCGCCGCCACCAACAACCGGATCCGGGCACGCCTGGCCCGCTTCCTGTTCCGCGGCACCCGGGCCGACCAGCCGGCCGGAACCCTGTCGGGTGGCGAGCGCTTCCGCGCCGCCCTGGCCGCGCTGATGCTCGCCGAGCCCGCGCCGCAGCTGCTCATGCTGGACGAGCCGACCAACAACCTCGACATGGCGAGCGTGCGGCAGCTCACCACGGCCCTGGAATCGTACGAGGGCGCGCTGATCGTGGCGAGCCACGACCTGCCGTT
- a CDS encoding isocitrate lyase/PEP mutase family protein codes for MTNKTSPREQALAFRSLHVPGRPLVLPNVWDVASARLVEDAGAAAVATTSAGLAWELGAADGDRLSGGDAFAALTRIADAVRVPVSADVETGYADDAAGVGATIRAVLAAGAVGVNIEDGLYGGGASLRPVAEQAARIAAAREAAEAAGVPLFVNARVDTYLRGAGGLEETLERAAAFLAAGADGVFVPGAVDPVTVKALAEGIEGPLNVMAGPGAPAVAELAALGVARVSVGSGIAQAAHALVRRAARELLDAGTYDALAAGLDYGELNGLLGGSSQKA; via the coding sequence ATGACGAACAAGACCTCGCCGCGTGAGCAGGCCCTCGCCTTCCGTTCCCTGCATGTGCCCGGTCGTCCGCTCGTGCTGCCCAACGTCTGGGACGTCGCCAGCGCGAGGCTCGTCGAGGACGCGGGGGCCGCGGCCGTCGCCACGACGAGCGCCGGGCTCGCCTGGGAGCTGGGCGCCGCCGACGGCGACCGCCTCTCCGGCGGCGACGCCTTCGCGGCCCTTACCCGGATCGCGGACGCGGTGCGCGTCCCGGTGAGCGCGGACGTCGAGACCGGGTACGCCGATGACGCCGCGGGCGTCGGCGCCACGATCAGGGCGGTGCTGGCGGCGGGCGCCGTCGGCGTCAACATCGAGGACGGCCTGTACGGCGGCGGCGCCTCGCTGCGCCCGGTCGCCGAGCAGGCGGCGCGCATCGCCGCCGCGCGCGAGGCCGCCGAGGCGGCCGGGGTGCCTCTGTTCGTCAACGCGCGCGTCGACACGTATCTGCGCGGCGCCGGAGGCCTGGAGGAGACCCTGGAGCGGGCAGCCGCGTTCCTCGCCGCCGGAGCGGACGGCGTCTTCGTCCCCGGGGCCGTCGACCCGGTGACGGTGAAGGCACTCGCCGAGGGCATCGAGGGCCCGCTGAACGTGATGGCCGGCCCGGGCGCGCCCGCGGTGGCCGAACTGGCCGCCCTCGGCGTCGCCCGGGTCAGCGTCGGCTCGGGCATCGCACAGGCCGCCCACGCCCTGGTCCGCCGCGCCGCAAGGGAGCTGCTCGACGCGGGAACGTACGACGCACTGGCCGCCGGCCTCGACTACGGCGAGCTCAACGGGCTGCTGGGCGGGAGCAGCCAGAAGGCCTGA
- a CDS encoding spore wall synthesis regulator SsgD, whose protein sequence is MSTVIEQPVEARLVAAAPRMQSIPAVLHYDRSDPFAVRMTFPAPATLEGVEVCWTFARELLAAGLEGPEGHGDVRVRPYGYERTVLEFHAPEGTAVVHVHSDEIERFLQRTTELVPVGLEHLQVDLDHDLAELMRDAC, encoded by the coding sequence TTGTCGACCGTCATCGAGCAGCCCGTGGAGGCCCGTCTCGTCGCTGCCGCGCCGCGCATGCAGAGCATTCCGGCCGTGCTCCACTACGACCGGAGCGACCCGTTCGCCGTCCGCATGACCTTCCCCGCCCCCGCCACCCTGGAGGGTGTGGAGGTGTGCTGGACCTTCGCCCGCGAACTCCTCGCCGCCGGCCTGGAGGGCCCGGAGGGGCACGGGGACGTCCGGGTGCGGCCGTACGGCTACGAGCGCACCGTCCTGGAGTTCCACGCCCCGGAGGGCACCGCCGTGGTGCACGTCCACTCGGACGAGATCGAGCGCTTCCTGCAGCGGACCACCGAGCTGGTGCCGGTGGGTCTGGAGCATCTTCAGGTCGACCTGGACCACGACCTCGCGGAACTGATGCGGGACGCGTGCTGA
- a CDS encoding plasmid stabilization protein, whose product MPRGSSPKRERQYEHIKESARDRGEGEGRAKEIAARTVNKERARSGESKTASRTSTQDKSSAKRGGQRSGKGSQGQTYDQLYEEAKRRNIRGRSDMNKSELQRALGK is encoded by the coding sequence ATGCCACGCGGCTCGAGCCCCAAGCGGGAACGACAGTACGAGCACATCAAGGAGAGCGCGCGCGACCGCGGGGAGGGCGAGGGACGCGCCAAGGAGATCGCGGCGCGGACCGTGAACAAGGAGCGCGCCCGTTCCGGTGAGTCCAAGACCGCGAGCCGCACGTCCACCCAGGACAAGTCGTCCGCCAAGCGCGGCGGACAGCGCTCGGGCAAGGGCTCCCAGGGGCAGACGTACGACCAACTGTACGAGGAGGCCAAGCGGCGCAACATCCGCGGCCGCTCGGACATGAACAAGAGCGAGCTTCAGCGCGCGCTGGGCAAGTGA
- the mmpA gene encoding morphogenic membrane protein MmpA — MTTHRAPKTVSHPAQPVERAVTAALLLTALAGLAWIVGMVVTVLEWGS, encoded by the coding sequence ATGACGACACACCGTGCGCCGAAGACCGTGAGCCACCCCGCCCAGCCCGTCGAGCGTGCCGTGACGGCCGCTCTGCTGCTCACCGCTCTCGCGGGGCTCGCCTGGATCGTCGGGATGGTCGTCACGGTCCTGGAGTGGGGGTCCTGA
- a CDS encoding CaiB/BaiF CoA transferase family protein yields the protein MAVARTPGLGPLAGVRVVELAGIGPGPFAGMLLADLGADVVRVDRPNGSGLAVDPEYDVTNRNKRSVIVDLKTEEGPARVLDLAERADILIEGYRPGVAERLGVGPETCHARNPRLVYGRMTGWGQEGPLAPRAGHDIAYIALTGTLGMIGAPDAPPAVPANLVGDYAGGALYLVVGVLAALHHARATGTGQVVDAAIVDGAAHLASMIHGMLAAGGWQDRRGANLLDGGCPFYGTYETADGRYMAVGALEQQFYGEFVELLGIADRAPARKDVARWDELRELVAARFKTRTRDEWTAVFEGSDACVAPVLSLREAPAHPHLAARGTFTDHGGITQPAPAPRFSVTHTAVHGGPAQPGADTEDVARDWDVPRLLGAATDEAFDPPEPRLPGRPSSKG from the coding sequence ATGGCAGTGGCAAGGACGCCGGGGCTGGGCCCCCTCGCCGGCGTGCGCGTCGTCGAGCTGGCCGGTATCGGGCCCGGCCCGTTCGCCGGCATGCTCCTCGCCGATCTCGGCGCCGACGTCGTCCGCGTGGACCGGCCGAACGGCTCCGGACTCGCCGTCGACCCGGAGTACGACGTCACCAACCGCAACAAACGCTCGGTGATCGTCGACCTGAAGACCGAGGAGGGCCCGGCCCGCGTCCTGGACCTGGCCGAGCGCGCCGACATCCTCATCGAGGGCTACCGCCCGGGCGTCGCGGAGCGCCTCGGCGTCGGCCCCGAGACCTGCCACGCCCGCAACCCCCGGCTCGTCTACGGCCGGATGACCGGCTGGGGCCAGGAGGGCCCGCTCGCCCCGCGCGCCGGACACGACATCGCCTACATCGCGCTCACCGGCACGCTCGGCATGATCGGCGCCCCGGACGCGCCGCCCGCGGTCCCCGCGAACCTCGTCGGCGACTACGCGGGAGGCGCGCTCTACCTCGTGGTCGGCGTTCTCGCCGCCCTCCACCACGCCCGCGCGACCGGAACCGGCCAGGTGGTGGACGCGGCCATCGTCGACGGTGCCGCCCACCTGGCCTCGATGATCCACGGCATGCTCGCCGCCGGGGGCTGGCAGGACCGGCGCGGCGCCAACCTGCTCGACGGAGGCTGCCCGTTCTACGGCACCTACGAGACGGCCGACGGCCGTTACATGGCGGTGGGTGCCCTTGAACAGCAGTTCTACGGGGAGTTCGTGGAGTTGCTGGGGATCGCGGACCGGGCCCCGGCCCGCAAGGACGTCGCCCGTTGGGATGAACTCCGGGAGCTGGTCGCGGCCCGTTTCAAGACCCGCACGCGCGACGAGTGGACCGCCGTCTTCGAAGGCTCCGACGCGTGCGTGGCGCCCGTCCTGTCACTCCGGGAGGCGCCGGCACACCCCCACCTCGCCGCCCGCGGCACCTTCACCGACCACGGCGGCATCACCCAGCCGGCGCCCGCGCCCCGCTTCTCGGTCACCCATACGGCGGTGCACGGCGGGCCCGCGCAGCCCGGCGCCGACACCGAGGACGTCGCCCGCGACTGGGACGTGCCGCGACTCCTCGGGGCGGCGACCGACGAAGCTTTCGACCCTCCCGAGCCGCGCCTGCCCGGCCGACCCTCCTCGAAAGGCTGA
- a CDS encoding acetyl-CoA C-acetyltransferase, with the protein MSTEAYVYDAIRTPRGRGKANGALHGTKPIDLVVGLIHETRRRFPDLDPAAIDDIVLGVVSPVGDQGSDIARIAAIAAGLPDTVAGVQENRFCASGLEAVNLAAAKVRSGWEDLVLAGGVESMSRVPMASDGGAWFADPMTNMTVNFVPQGIGADLIATIEGFSRRDVDEYAALSQERAAAAWKDGRFDRSVVPVRDRSGLVVLDHDEHMRPGTTADSLAKLKPSFADIGELGGFDAVALQKYHWVEQIDHVHHAGNSSGIVDGAALVAIGSKETGERYGMRPRARIVSAAVSGSEPTIMLTGPAPATRKALAKAGLTIDDIDLVEINEAFAAVVLRFAKDMGLSLDKVNVNGGAIALGHPLGATGAMILGTLVDELERQDKRYGLATLCVGGGMGIATIVERV; encoded by the coding sequence TTGAGCACCGAAGCGTACGTCTACGACGCGATCCGCACCCCGCGCGGACGCGGCAAGGCCAACGGCGCCCTGCACGGCACCAAGCCCATCGACCTGGTGGTCGGGCTCATCCACGAGACGCGGCGGCGTTTTCCCGATCTCGACCCCGCCGCGATCGACGACATCGTGCTCGGTGTGGTGAGCCCGGTCGGCGACCAGGGCTCCGACATCGCCCGGATCGCCGCGATCGCCGCCGGACTGCCCGACACGGTGGCCGGCGTCCAGGAGAACCGCTTCTGCGCGTCCGGTCTCGAAGCGGTCAACCTGGCCGCCGCGAAGGTCCGCTCGGGCTGGGAGGACCTGGTGCTCGCGGGCGGCGTCGAGTCGATGTCCCGGGTTCCGATGGCCTCGGACGGCGGCGCCTGGTTCGCCGACCCGATGACCAACATGACCGTCAACTTCGTGCCGCAGGGCATCGGCGCCGACCTCATCGCCACCATCGAGGGCTTCTCCCGCAGGGACGTCGACGAGTACGCGGCGCTGTCCCAGGAGCGGGCGGCGGCGGCCTGGAAGGACGGCCGCTTCGACCGCTCCGTGGTCCCCGTGAGGGACCGCAGCGGTCTCGTCGTCCTCGACCACGACGAGCACATGCGGCCCGGCACCACCGCCGACTCTCTCGCCAAGCTGAAGCCGTCGTTCGCGGACATCGGCGAACTGGGCGGCTTCGACGCGGTGGCGCTGCAGAAGTACCACTGGGTCGAGCAGATCGACCACGTCCACCACGCGGGCAACTCCTCAGGCATCGTCGACGGCGCGGCCCTCGTCGCCATCGGCTCCAAGGAGACCGGCGAGCGGTACGGGATGCGGCCCCGGGCCAGGATCGTGTCCGCGGCGGTCTCCGGCTCCGAGCCGACGATCATGCTGACCGGACCCGCGCCCGCCACCCGCAAGGCCCTCGCCAAGGCCGGGCTGACGATCGACGACATCGACCTCGTCGAGATCAACGAGGCGTTCGCCGCGGTCGTGCTGCGCTTCGCCAAGGACATGGGGCTGTCCCTGGACAAGGTCAACGTCAACGGCGGCGCCATCGCGCTCGGCCACCCGCTCGGCGCGACCGGCGCGATGATCCTCGGCACGCTGGTGGACGAACTGGAGCGGCAGGACAAGCGGTACGGGCTGGCCACGCTGTGCGTGGGCGGCGGCATGGGCATCGCCACGATCGTCGAACGCGTCTGA